The Neisseria sicca genome includes a window with the following:
- the rsmA gene encoding 16S rRNA (adenine(1518)-N(6)/adenine(1519)-N(6))-dimethyltransferase RsmA, whose amino-acid sequence MKEHKARKRFGQNFLQDTRIIADIVNAVRPQADDVVIEIGPGLAAITEPLAKKLNCLHVIEIDRDIVRRLKTLPFADKLVIHEGDVLQFDFNSIAGKKKIVGNLPYNISTPLLFKLAEVADDVVDMHFMLQKEVVERMVAAPKSNDYGRLGVMLQYFFDMELLIDVPPESFDPAPKVDSAVVRMIPVKHRIGKADDFEHFAKLVKLAFHQRRKTIRNNLKELAGDGDLQAVGISPQDRAEHIAPEKYVELSNYLVRKVV is encoded by the coding sequence ATGAAAGAACATAAGGCCCGGAAACGCTTCGGGCAGAATTTTTTGCAGGACACGCGCATTATTGCCGATATTGTCAACGCCGTGCGTCCGCAGGCTGATGATGTGGTGATTGAAATCGGGCCGGGCTTGGCGGCGATTACCGAGCCTTTGGCGAAAAAGCTGAACTGCCTGCACGTTATCGAAATCGACCGCGACATCGTACGTCGTCTGAAAACGCTGCCGTTTGCGGATAAGCTCGTGATTCATGAAGGCGATGTATTGCAGTTTGATTTCAACAGCATCGCGGGCAAAAAGAAAATCGTCGGCAACCTGCCGTACAACATTTCCACGCCGCTTTTGTTCAAGCTGGCGGAAGTGGCGGACGATGTCGTCGATATGCACTTTATGCTGCAAAAAGAAGTGGTCGAACGCATGGTCGCCGCGCCGAAAAGCAACGACTACGGCCGCTTGGGCGTGATGCTGCAATATTTTTTCGATATGGAGCTGCTGATTGACGTGCCGCCCGAATCGTTTGACCCTGCGCCGAAAGTTGATTCGGCAGTGGTGCGCATGATTCCGGTGAAACACCGCATCGGTAAGGCAGACGATTTCGAGCATTTCGCCAAACTGGTGAAACTCGCCTTCCACCAACGCCGCAAAACCATACGCAATAATCTGAAAGAGCTTGCCGGCGACGGGGATTTACAGGCAGTCGGTATCAGTCCGCAAGACCGCGCCGAACATATCGCGCCGGAGAAATATGTGGAACTGAGCAATTATCTGGTCCGTAAGGTCGTCTGA
- a CDS encoding sel1 repeat family protein yields the protein MLKKYLWGGVVIFIAGTVFALGGIGGKKGDLLSKAKAGDADAQYMLAEQLEMTTDPVNLKKSEFYYWLKKAAKNGNGQAQDLLHDIDAEYDRKALEDELAPNGSQKLMDEVAKLERQKRKNYPLIKEKLFKAGTLGNFSALVKTAWLFGNQDAAREYGVPFHPLKACILSVYTNNRYGDLNKDAMDVLCSGIYYEHNAKKIDGYVKRIEDKPAKIWSILENVK from the coding sequence ATGCTTAAAAAATATCTTTGGGGCGGGGTAGTCATATTCATTGCAGGTACGGTGTTTGCCTTAGGCGGTATCGGTGGGAAGAAAGGTGATTTGCTGAGTAAGGCAAAGGCTGGTGATGCAGATGCACAATATATGCTGGCAGAGCAGTTGGAAATGACCACTGACCCTGTGAATCTCAAGAAGAGTGAGTTTTACTATTGGCTCAAGAAAGCTGCAAAAAACGGCAATGGTCAGGCACAGGATTTACTTCATGATATTGATGCCGAATATGATAGAAAGGCTTTGGAAGACGAACTTGCACCTAACGGTTCGCAAAAATTGATGGATGAAGTCGCCAAGCTGGAAAGGCAGAAACGGAAAAATTATCCGTTAATCAAGGAAAAATTGTTTAAAGCGGGGACGTTGGGAAATTTTTCAGCTCTGGTGAAAACCGCATGGCTATTTGGAAATCAGGATGCTGCGCGGGAATATGGCGTGCCTTTCCATCCTTTGAAAGCCTGTATTTTGTCGGTATATACCAATAATCGTTATGGTGATCTGAATAAGGATGCAATGGATGTATTGTGCAGCGGTATTTACTATGAACACAATGCGAAAAAAATAGATGGCTATGTTAAACGTATCGAAGATAAACCAGCCAAAATCTGGTCAATTTTAGAGAATGTAAAATAA
- a CDS encoding YadA-like family protein yields the protein MKLNLSVKPLCLVLSLVFANVCVAEGIATGTMHKNGSVALGKDSKAGENATALGDKAAAAGYKSVAAGYDSNASGLSASALGSEAKAEALRTVAVGFRANAKGTNDIAVGGASKASGGQSVAVGLMSQATGLRSIAIGESAKAADIDAIAFGRGSEANALSSTAVGDRAKANGTQAVALASAAEANGYQAVAVGTRAVAEETNSVALGVESSSTALNGLAAGTRARVRKSGGTALGAGAAAFEEKSAALGYKAEARQQNSVALGTDSVADTAAGVAGHDFATGAASTETGRTWVSTLGAVSVGSEQNSRQITNVAAGKEDTDAVNVAQVKSLARQTQSSLAAAESNHQTQIAALRNEAKVRMDKLEERADSGSAAAIAVGSLGQAYQPGQGAVSVASGIWRGKSGYAVGISKVSASGKWLVKGSAVGAAKGGAGGGASVTYLW from the coding sequence ATGAAACTAAACTTATCCGTCAAACCGCTGTGTTTGGTGTTGTCCCTTGTTTTTGCAAATGTTTGTGTTGCGGAAGGTATTGCGACAGGAACGATGCACAAAAACGGTTCGGTCGCGTTGGGTAAAGACTCGAAGGCTGGGGAGAATGCGACTGCGTTGGGCGACAAAGCGGCTGCGGCGGGTTATAAGTCTGTTGCTGCCGGCTATGATTCAAACGCTTCGGGTTTGAGTGCGTCGGCGCTTGGCAGTGAGGCTAAGGCGGAGGCATTGCGGACGGTTGCCGTCGGTTTCAGGGCGAATGCAAAAGGAACCAATGATATTGCCGTCGGCGGCGCATCGAAGGCTTCCGGTGGGCAGTCGGTGGCGGTCGGTTTGATGTCGCAGGCAACGGGTTTGCGTTCTATCGCGATCGGTGAAAGCGCGAAGGCTGCCGATATTGATGCGATTGCGTTTGGACGCGGCAGCGAAGCCAATGCACTCAGTTCCACTGCTGTCGGGGATAGGGCAAAAGCCAACGGTACGCAGGCGGTCGCGCTGGCATCTGCTGCCGAGGCAAACGGTTATCAGGCGGTTGCAGTCGGTACGCGCGCGGTTGCCGAAGAAACCAACAGCGTGGCATTGGGCGTGGAATCTTCGTCCACCGCACTCAACGGTCTTGCCGCAGGCACGCGCGCACGGGTACGGAAATCGGGCGGAACGGCTTTGGGCGCAGGTGCTGCCGCATTTGAGGAAAAATCCGCTGCTTTGGGCTACAAAGCAGAAGCGCGTCAGCAAAACTCCGTGGCACTCGGTACGGACAGCGTTGCCGATACTGCGGCAGGCGTTGCCGGACATGACTTTGCTACCGGCGCGGCAAGTACGGAAACAGGCAGAACATGGGTATCGACTTTGGGCGCGGTATCTGTCGGCAGCGAACAAAACAGCCGCCAGATTACCAATGTTGCTGCGGGTAAGGAGGATACGGACGCGGTCAACGTTGCCCAAGTGAAGAGCCTTGCCCGCCAAACCCAAAGCAGCCTTGCCGCAGCCGAGAGCAATCACCAGACCCAAATCGCCGCTTTGCGCAACGAAGCCAAAGTCCGTATGGACAAACTTGAAGAGCGCGCCGATTCAGGCTCCGCCGCTGCAATCGCAGTCGGCAGCCTCGGACAGGCATATCAGCCGGGACAAGGCGCGGTTTCCGTCGCAAGCGGTATCTGGCGCGGTAAAAGCGGTTACGCCGTAGGTATTTCCAAAGTATCCGCCAGCGGCAAATGGCTGGTTAAAGGCTCGGCAGTCGGCGCGGCGAAAGGCGGTGCGGGCGGCGGCGCCAGCGTAACCTACCTCTGGTAA
- a CDS encoding IS3 family transposase, translating into MLYARKGRLPKGVESPQPKADRKGQSQTVQALRAQHPLKYLLHIANLPKSSFYYYHQDRPDPDEADKALLVETYRRHKGRYGQRRIAAALDWNRKKVARLMKQLGLKALIRAKKAYRHPAMGEISEHLLKRRFKAQKPNEKWLTDVTELKGSDGKLYLSPILDLFNREIVAYAMSRNANSEMVKEMLEKAAPRLTDKGTMLHSDQGVLYRTAGYRELLAEHSMVQSMSRKANCWDNAPMESFFAVLKTECFYNAGELTVDELMKQIDD; encoded by the coding sequence GTGCTATATGCGCGCAAAGGTCGCCTACCTAAAGGAGTTGAAAGCCCTCAGCCAAAAGCGGACCGAAAAGGACAAAGCCAAACCGTCCAAGCACTGAGGGCGCAACACCCGCTCAAATACCTGCTGCACATCGCAAACCTGCCCAAAAGCAGCTTTTACTACTATCACCAAGACCGACCCGACCCCGATGAAGCCGACAAAGCCCTCCTTGTCGAAACCTACCGACGACATAAAGGACGCTACGGGCAAAGGCGCATTGCCGCAGCATTGGATTGGAACCGCAAAAAAGTGGCGCGGCTGATGAAGCAGCTAGGACTGAAAGCCCTCATACGGGCGAAAAAAGCCTACCGCCATCCCGCCATGGGCGAAATATCGGAACACCTCCTCAAACGCCGGTTCAAAGCCCAAAAGCCCAACGAAAAATGGCTGACCGACGTGACCGAACTCAAAGGGAGCGACGGCAAACTGTACCTCTCGCCAATCTTGGACTTGTTCAACCGAGAAATCGTCGCCTACGCCATGAGCCGCAATGCTAACAGCGAAATGGTGAAGGAAATGCTCGAAAAAGCCGCACCCCGTCTGACTGATAAGGGAACGATGCTGCATTCCGACCAGGGTGTGCTGTACCGTACGGCGGGGTATAGGGAATTGCTTGCGGAGCATTCCATGGTTCAAAGCATGTCGCGAAAGGCGAACTGCTGGGACAATGCGCCGATGGAAAGCTTCTTTGCGGTGTTGAAGACGGAGTGTTTCTATAACGCAGGAGAATTGACGGTGGACGAATTGATGAAGCAGATAGATGACTGA
- a CDS encoding GNAT family N-acetyltransferase → MSSSRFNQTGPKIGLSVRLAETQAEIEAAQRLRYQVFAQELGAEIESDDGRDVDPYDEHCHHLLAFDDATGDVIGCYRLITEETAKKVGGWYSEHEFDLSPLKDILPQTVELGRACTHPDYRNGGLVMLLWSGLVKFMKDENLRFMIGCGSIDMHDGGSDAAGLYHALKSKYLAPEKWCVKPLNPLKWDEITPSDKPDVPPLIKGYLNAGAWFCGEPCVDEAFNCADVLIMMDITRLADRYLQRFAPKP, encoded by the coding sequence ATGTCCTCCAGCCGTTTCAACCAAACCGGCCCCAAAATCGGTCTGAGCGTGCGCCTTGCGGAAACGCAGGCGGAAATTGAAGCAGCACAACGCTTGCGTTATCAAGTATTCGCCCAAGAGCTGGGTGCAGAAATCGAAAGCGACGACGGTCGCGATGTCGATCCTTACGACGAACATTGCCACCACCTTTTGGCTTTTGACGACGCAACCGGAGACGTCATCGGCTGCTATCGTCTGATTACCGAAGAAACCGCCAAAAAAGTCGGCGGCTGGTATAGCGAACACGAATTTGACTTGTCCCCTTTGAAAGACATCTTGCCGCAAACCGTCGAACTCGGACGCGCCTGCACCCATCCCGACTACCGCAACGGCGGTTTGGTCATGCTTTTGTGGTCGGGTTTGGTCAAATTCATGAAAGACGAAAACCTGCGCTTCATGATAGGCTGCGGCAGCATCGATATGCACGACGGCGGCAGCGATGCGGCGGGTCTGTATCATGCCCTGAAATCCAAATACCTCGCGCCTGAAAAATGGTGCGTCAAGCCGCTCAATCCGCTCAAGTGGGACGAAATTACCCCGTCGGACAAACCTGATGTCCCGCCGTTGATTAAAGGCTACCTCAATGCGGGCGCATGGTTCTGCGGCGAGCCTTGTGTCGATGAAGCGTTCAACTGCGCCGACGTACTCATCATGATGGACATCACCCGCCTGGCAGACCGTTACCTCCAACGTTTCGCCCCTAAACCATAA
- a CDS encoding protein YgfX, producing the protein MRAFQTTLKPSRSLKALSVLLHLSAVAVCLIWFYGWMMWFGLAALAGSFVHAWRVVNLRTAGAVKKIAIDRHACASVFCGDGEGQGAVLDGATMLTPYALFLQWNADGKTIRQCVTPDMADKESYRRLKVWARWCQAQDAGHPL; encoded by the coding sequence ATGCGCGCTTTTCAGACGACCTTGAAGCCGTCCCGTTCTTTAAAAGCCTTGTCCGTTTTGCTGCATTTGTCCGCAGTTGCCGTGTGCCTGATATGGTTTTACGGCTGGATGATGTGGTTCGGGCTGGCGGCGTTGGCGGGCAGTTTTGTTCACGCTTGGCGCGTGGTGAATTTGCGGACGGCGGGTGCGGTAAAGAAAATCGCCATCGACCGCCATGCGTGCGCTTCCGTATTTTGCGGAGACGGAGAAGGGCAGGGCGCAGTGTTGGACGGTGCGACCATGCTGACCCCTTACGCTTTGTTTTTGCAGTGGAACGCCGACGGCAAAACGATACGGCAATGCGTCACGCCCGATATGGCGGATAAGGAATCTTACCGTCGTCTGAAAGTTTGGGCGCGCTGGTGTCAGGCTCAGGATGCCGGGCATCCGCTTTAA
- a CDS encoding helix-turn-helix domain-containing protein: MSKYTLHFKYQAVLHYLHIRSQQRTADHYGISRTHLRRWIRAYQEGGIGALEHPQSKTMTDHRKNPFIADKPDNEKTQAELIEELCYMRAKVAYLKELKALSQKRTEKDKAKPSKH, from the coding sequence ATGAGCAAATATACATTACACTTCAAATACCAAGCCGTACTCCACTACCTGCACATACGCAGCCAACAGCGTACCGCAGACCACTACGGCATTTCCCGAACCCACCTGCGGCGATGGATACGCGCCTATCAGGAAGGCGGCATCGGCGCACTCGAACATCCACAATCCAAAACCATGACCGACCACCGCAAAAACCCCTTCATCGCCGACAAACCCGACAACGAAAAAACACAGGCAGAGCTTATCGAAGAGTTGTGCTATATGCGCGCAAAGGTCGCCTACCTAAAGGAGTTGAAAGCCCTCAGCCAAAAGCGGACCGAAAAGGACAAAGCCAAACCGTCCAAGCACTGA
- a CDS encoding IS5 family transposase translates to MSTFFRQTAQAMIAKHIDRFPLLKLDQVIDWQPTEQYLNRQRTRYLRDHRGRPAYPLLSMFKAVLLGQWHSLSDPELEHSLITRIDFNLFCRFDELSIPDYSTLCRYRNWLAQDDTLSELLELINRQLTAKGLKIEKASAAVIDATIIQTAGSKQRQAIEVDEEGQVSSQTTPSKDKDARWTKKNGLYRLGYKQHTRTDEEGYIEKLHITPANTHECNHLLPLLEGIAKDTTVYADKGYDSAENRQHLKEHRLLDGIMRKAHRNRPLTEAQTKRNRYLSKTRYVVEQSFGTLHRKFRYARAAYFGLIKVSAQSHLKAMCLNLLKAANRLSVPVAA, encoded by the coding sequence ATGAGCACCTTCTTCCGGCAAACCGCACAAGCCATGATTGCCAAACACATCGACCGCTTCCCACTATTGAAGTTGGATCAGGTGATTGATTGGCAGCCGACCGAACAGTACCTGAATCGTCAAAGAACCCGTTACCTTAGAGACCACCGCGGCCGTCCCGCCTATCCCCTGTTGTCCATGTTCAAAGCCGTCCTGCTCGGACAATGGCACAGCCTCTCCGATCCCGAACTCGAACACAGCCTCATCACCCGTATCGACTTCAACCTGTTTTGCCGTTTTGACGAGTTGAGCATCCCCGATTACAGCACCTTATGCCGCTACCGCAACTGGCTGGCGCAAGACGACACCCTGTCCGAATTGCTGGAACTGATTAACCGCCAACTGACCGCAAAAGGCCTAAAAATAGAGAAAGCATCCGCCGCCGTCATTGACGCCACCATTATTCAAACCGCCGGCAGCAAACAGCGTCAGGCCATAGAAGTTGACGAGGAAGGACAAGTCAGCAGCCAAACCACACCGAGTAAAGATAAAGATGCTCGTTGGACAAAGAAAAACGGTTTATACAGACTCGGTTACAAACAACATACCCGTACCGATGAGGAAGGCTATATCGAGAAACTGCACATCACCCCCGCCAATACCCATGAGTGTAACCACCTGTTGCCTTTGCTGGAAGGAATAGCCAAAGACACAACCGTCTATGCCGACAAAGGCTACGACAGTGCGGAAAACCGGCAACATCTGAAAGAACATCGGTTGCTGGACGGCATTATGCGCAAAGCCCACCGCAACCGTCCGCTGACGGAAGCGCAAACCAAACGTAACCGGTATTTGTCGAAGACCCGTTATGTGGTCGAACAGAGCTTTGGTACGTTGCACCGTAAATTCCGCTACGCCCGGGCAGCCTATTTTGGGCTGATTAAAGTGAGTGCGCAAAGCCATCTGAAGGCGATGTGTTTGAACCTGTTGAAAGCGGCTAACAGGCTAAGTGTGCCTGTTGCCGCCTAA
- a CDS encoding NADH-dependent flavin oxidoreductase: MKPKYAPLFQSFTLNNGVTVKNRLAVAPMTHFGSHADGLISDQERTFLGNRAGDIGLFISAATLVQEGGKAFRGQPEATGENCLDSLKETAQIIQKQGAKAILQIHHGGSQAMVELNHRDKISASASEKDGAREASAAEVEELIASFAQAADLALRAGFDGVEIHGANGYLIQQFYSAQSNRRNDQWGGSLENRMRFPLAVVDAVAAVREKHQRNDFIIGYRFSPEEAGEDGLTMTETGALIDALVQKPLQYLHVSLWEFDKKIRRGGDTAQTRMQFIHDRINGKLPLIGVGNLFTADQILAAFETGWAEFIALGKTVMINPHIATQISEGREAEIETQLDPTRADHYGLPDILWEFSASGTQSWLPPVMFV; this comes from the coding sequence ATGAAACCCAAATATGCTCCGCTTTTCCAATCTTTCACACTCAACAACGGCGTAACCGTCAAAAACCGCCTCGCCGTTGCGCCCATGACCCATTTCGGTTCGCACGCCGATGGTTTAATCAGTGACCAAGAACGCACGTTTCTCGGCAATCGCGCAGGTGATATAGGTCTCTTTATCTCCGCCGCCACTTTGGTTCAAGAAGGCGGCAAAGCCTTTCGTGGACAGCCCGAAGCTACGGGTGAAAACTGCCTCGACAGCCTGAAAGAAACCGCCCAAATCATTCAAAAACAAGGTGCAAAAGCGATTTTGCAAATCCATCACGGCGGCTCCCAAGCGATGGTAGAACTCAACCACCGCGACAAAATCAGTGCGTCCGCCAGCGAAAAGGATGGAGCGCGTGAAGCGAGTGCCGCAGAAGTGGAAGAACTCATCGCCTCCTTCGCCCAAGCTGCCGATTTGGCACTTCGCGCAGGCTTTGACGGTGTGGAAATCCACGGCGCGAACGGCTATTTAATCCAACAGTTTTACTCCGCCCAAAGTAATCGCCGTAACGACCAATGGGGCGGCAGCTTGGAAAACAGAATGCGCTTCCCACTCGCCGTCGTCGATGCCGTTGCCGCAGTTCGTGAAAAACACCAACGCAACGACTTCATTATCGGCTACCGTTTCTCGCCCGAAGAAGCAGGCGAAGACGGGTTGACCATGACCGAAACCGGCGCACTGATTGACGCCTTGGTGCAAAAGCCGCTGCAATATCTGCACGTTTCCTTATGGGAATTCGACAAGAAAATCCGACGCGGCGGTGATACGGCGCAAACCCGTATGCAGTTTATCCACGACCGTATCAACGGCAAGCTGCCTCTTATCGGCGTGGGCAACCTGTTTACCGCTGATCAAATTTTGGCGGCGTTTGAAACCGGCTGGGCGGAATTTATCGCACTGGGCAAAACCGTCATGATCAATCCGCACATCGCCACACAAATCAGCGAAGGCCGCGAAGCCGAAATCGAAACGCAACTCGACCCGACGCGCGCCGACCATTACGGTTTGCCCGACATCCTGTGGGAATTTTCCGCCAGCGGTACCCAATCTTGGCTGCCGCCGGTAATGTTTGTTTGA
- a CDS encoding IS3 family transposase, translated as MDYYNRERCSLKLKKLSPVAYRTQLTQSA; from the coding sequence ATGGATTACTACAACCGGGAGCGTTGCAGTCTGAAATTGAAAAAGCTGAGTCCTGTCGCATACAGAACCCAGCTTACACAGAGCGCCTGA
- a CDS encoding lysophospholipid acyltransferase family protein, producing MIAKLRFTFRLLCIGICLLYGMAEMFFLFPFYSKRRKLRAIQIWSLRVLASCGMKLETFGTLPQEGQAQLLISNHISWLDIMAANGAFPGRFVAKDDVAKWPVVGYLATQAQTVYVSRNKGTKGNTAKIATVTEALKNGDTVTIFPEGTSTEGYEILPFKPSFFQTAYDAGVPIIPMLCRYPNPDGSSPNLQAAYVGDTSLWQSICMIISQPSSKVELHFLEPVPAKEDRYETAQEVHGILSRKLKELG from the coding sequence ATGATTGCCAAACTACGTTTTACTTTCCGCCTGCTCTGTATCGGCATCTGCCTGCTTTACGGTATGGCGGAAATGTTCTTCCTGTTTCCCTTTTACAGTAAACGGCGCAAACTGCGTGCCATCCAAATCTGGTCGCTGCGCGTCCTCGCTTCCTGCGGCATGAAGCTGGAGACCTTCGGCACGCTGCCTCAAGAAGGGCAGGCGCAGTTGTTAATCAGCAACCACATCTCTTGGTTGGACATCATGGCTGCTAACGGCGCATTTCCGGGTCGATTTGTGGCGAAAGACGATGTCGCTAAATGGCCGGTGGTCGGCTACCTCGCCACGCAGGCGCAAACCGTGTACGTTTCACGCAATAAAGGTACCAAAGGCAATACCGCTAAAATCGCCACCGTAACCGAGGCTCTCAAAAACGGCGATACCGTAACCATTTTCCCGGAAGGGACGAGTACGGAAGGTTATGAAATCCTCCCGTTCAAGCCCAGCTTTTTCCAAACCGCCTACGATGCAGGTGTTCCCATTATCCCCATGCTCTGCCGATACCCCAATCCCGACGGCTCAAGCCCCAACCTTCAGGCGGCTTATGTGGGCGATACCAGCCTGTGGCAATCCATCTGCATGATCATCAGCCAGCCTTCCAGTAAAGTGGAGCTGCATTTCCTGGAGCCGGTTCCTGCCAAAGAAGACCGCTATGAAACGGCGCAGGAAGTACACGGCATCTTGAGCCGGAAATTGAAAGAATTGGGTTGA
- a CDS encoding MepB family protein, whose protein sequence is MKMTDILHRYYGDFDLIKEKWNEDYESILIKTKYDQKYKRCRLAKKTPKKEGYFTVFWKKDQENKNIPYTDEDLGDELIIVVIDGCHCGLFIIPKEVAISKKILSTKDCKGKMSMRFYPPWCTNLNKTAQKTQKWQMDYFRIDIDGKETISDFAVAKENHVFC, encoded by the coding sequence ATGAAAATGACAGACATTCTTCATAGGTATTATGGTGACTTTGATCTGATAAAGGAAAAATGGAATGAAGACTATGAAAGCATTTTGATTAAGACAAAGTATGATCAAAAATATAAAAGATGTCGTTTGGCAAAGAAAACACCCAAAAAAGAAGGCTACTTTACAGTCTTTTGGAAAAAAGACCAAGAGAACAAAAATATCCCTTATACCGATGAGGACTTGGGCGATGAACTGATTATTGTCGTGATAGACGGCTGTCATTGCGGTTTATTTATAATTCCCAAAGAGGTGGCTATCAGTAAAAAAATTCTCTCTACAAAGGATTGTAAAGGAAAGATGTCCATGCGATTTTATCCACCCTGGTGCACAAATTTAAATAAAACAGCCCAGAAAACACAAAAATGGCAAATGGATTATTTTAGAATAGATATAGACGGTAAAGAGACTATCTCCGATTTTGCCGTAGCAAAGGAAAACCATGTATTTTGTTGA
- a CDS encoding amino acid ABC transporter ATP-binding protein, giving the protein MIKFKNVHKHFKDLHVINGVNLEVKQGEVVVVCGPSGSGKSTLIRTVNQLESIESGEIWVDGINVADPQTDLNKVREEVGFVFQGFNLYPHLTVLENIILSPMKVKKQSREQAEEKAMELLERVGLAHKKDAFPSQLSGGQQQRVAIARGLAMEPRVMLFDEPTSALDPEMVGEVLKVMQDLAESGMTMMCVTHEMGFAREVADRIIFVDKGQILENETPEEFFTNPKHERAKQFLQQVMTH; this is encoded by the coding sequence ATGATTAAATTCAAAAATGTACATAAACATTTCAAAGACCTGCATGTCATCAACGGCGTCAATCTGGAAGTGAAGCAGGGTGAAGTGGTGGTGGTTTGCGGACCTTCGGGCAGCGGCAAATCGACGCTCATCCGTACCGTCAACCAGCTTGAAAGCATTGAGAGCGGCGAGATTTGGGTGGACGGTATCAATGTTGCCGATCCGCAAACGGATTTGAACAAGGTGCGCGAAGAAGTGGGTTTTGTGTTTCAAGGCTTCAATCTGTATCCGCATCTGACCGTATTGGAAAACATCATCCTTTCGCCGATGAAGGTGAAAAAACAAAGCCGCGAACAGGCTGAGGAAAAGGCGATGGAGCTGTTGGAACGCGTAGGCTTGGCGCATAAAAAAGATGCTTTCCCCAGCCAGCTTTCCGGCGGTCAGCAGCAGCGCGTGGCGATTGCGCGCGGGTTAGCGATGGAGCCGCGCGTGATGCTGTTTGACGAACCGACTTCCGCGCTCGACCCGGAAATGGTCGGCGAGGTGTTGAAAGTGATGCAGGACTTGGCGGAAAGCGGCATGACCATGATGTGTGTCACGCATGAAATGGGCTTTGCGCGCGAAGTGGCCGACCGCATTATTTTCGTGGATAAAGGGCAGATTTTGGAAAACGAAACGCCTGAAGAGTTTTTTACCAATCCGAAACACGAACGCGCCAAACAGTTCTTGCAGCAAGTAATGACGCATTAA